In Methylomonas sp. ZR1, one DNA window encodes the following:
- a CDS encoding glutamate-cysteine ligase family protein: MGQEIHAEIYQDADFQSFRQRLAAETELLGRLINSRACSEAEPVAGFEIEAWLLDDNMRPAPMNQAYLHSFAHPMAGPELAKFNIELNTLPLALTGDVFSRMHQDLQNTWQQAEQHARQLDLHLLAIGTLPTLQQSDLHLGNMSDMNRYRALNQQILRCRGRPILLDICGHDHLKIEHHDVMLEAATTSFQLHIQCPLSIAHHVYNAAIIASAAMVAVSANAPFLFGKDLWAETRIPLFEQAIATGGYAGAADGPLHRVSFGSDFARHSILECFVENQQHFPVLLPEYFDDAPEAFQHLRLHNGTIWRWNRPLVGFDADGTPHIRIEHRTPAAGPTVLDMIANAAFYYGLVKNLADERQAGGAELSFAQAKDNFYQAARHGLDSHIVWFGEHKLRLAALIEHELLPRAVQGLQALGICTADCENYLDVIRQRLANQQTGSHWQRRFIKENPGEFAELTRVYLQRQRSGETVSAWGI; this comes from the coding sequence ATGGGTCAAGAAATTCATGCCGAAATCTATCAAGATGCCGACTTTCAGAGTTTCCGCCAGCGCCTAGCCGCAGAAACCGAACTTCTTGGCCGGCTGATTAACAGCCGCGCTTGTTCGGAAGCCGAGCCGGTGGCTGGTTTTGAAATCGAAGCTTGGCTGCTGGACGACAACATGCGGCCGGCACCGATGAATCAGGCCTATCTGCACTCTTTTGCCCACCCTATGGCCGGTCCGGAATTGGCCAAATTCAATATCGAACTGAACACGCTACCGCTGGCGTTGACCGGCGACGTATTCAGCCGCATGCATCAGGATTTGCAAAACACCTGGCAGCAAGCCGAACAGCACGCCCGGCAACTGGATTTGCATTTGTTGGCGATAGGCACCTTGCCAACCTTGCAGCAAAGCGATCTGCATCTGGGCAATATGTCGGACATGAATCGCTACCGGGCCTTGAATCAACAGATTTTGCGCTGCCGAGGCCGGCCGATTCTGCTGGATATATGCGGGCATGACCATCTGAAAATAGAGCATCATGATGTGATGCTGGAAGCCGCCACCACCTCGTTTCAATTGCATATCCAATGCCCGCTCAGCATCGCTCATCATGTGTATAACGCGGCTATCATCGCCTCGGCGGCGATGGTGGCTGTGAGCGCCAACGCACCGTTTTTGTTCGGTAAGGATCTCTGGGCGGAAACCCGTATTCCCTTGTTCGAACAGGCCATTGCCACCGGCGGTTATGCCGGTGCGGCGGACGGGCCCTTGCACCGGGTCAGTTTCGGTTCCGATTTTGCCCGACATTCGATCCTGGAATGCTTTGTCGAGAACCAGCAGCATTTTCCGGTTTTGTTGCCGGAGTATTTCGACGATGCGCCGGAAGCGTTTCAACACTTACGCCTGCATAACGGCACGATCTGGCGCTGGAACCGGCCGCTGGTGGGTTTCGATGCCGACGGCACCCCGCATATCCGCATTGAACACCGTACGCCGGCTGCCGGGCCGACCGTGTTGGATATGATCGCCAATGCTGCGTTTTATTACGGGCTGGTGAAAAATTTGGCCGACGAACGGCAAGCGGGCGGGGCGGAGTTATCCTTCGCCCAGGCCAAGGATAATTTTTATCAAGCCGCGCGGCACGGTTTGGACAGCCATATTGTTTGGTTTGGTGAACATAAACTGCGGTTGGCGGCGCTGATAGAGCATGAGTTATTGCCGCGTGCCGTTCAGGGCTTGCAGGCTTTAGGCATCTGCACTGCTGATTGTGAGAATTATCTGGATGTGATTCGCCAGCGCCTAGCCAATCAACAGACCGGCAGCCACTGGCAGCGGCGGTTTATCAAGGAAAATCCGGGCGAATTTGCGGAGCTGACGCGGGTTTATTTGCAGCGGCAACGGAGTGGAGAAACGGTTTCGGCATGGGGAATATGA
- a CDS encoding DUF4186 family protein yields MRDLDELFAGLAKSKFRSQFRLHGKDLDYLRIKGLETVLSHAQDFIGKRLAAAEPRNDGKQTPFRGHPVFVAQHATACCCRGCLEKWHKIPQGRELSDDEQTYVCKVLERWLRIAVTDI; encoded by the coding sequence GTGCGGGACTTGGACGAACTATTTGCCGGCTTGGCTAAGTCCAAGTTTCGCAGCCAGTTTCGTCTGCACGGCAAGGATCTGGATTATTTGCGCATCAAGGGCCTGGAAACGGTATTAAGCCATGCCCAAGACTTTATCGGCAAACGCCTGGCCGCAGCCGAGCCGCGCAACGACGGCAAACAAACCCCATTTCGCGGTCATCCGGTGTTTGTGGCGCAACACGCCACAGCTTGCTGCTGCCGGGGGTGCCTGGAAAAATGGCATAAAATTCCGCAAGGCAGGGAGTTGAGTGACGACGAACAAACCTATGTTTGTAAGGTGTTGGAGCGGTGGTTAAGGATTGCTGTTACCGATATTTAG
- a CDS encoding dihydroorotate dehydrogenase-like protein, whose translation MVDLTTNYLGLKLAHPLVPSASPLSKDLDSARRLEDAGAAAIVMSSLFEEKIEAEQQQMERFFFGQGIGYGEADSFHPVPEQILTYQEQYLENLQRLKSSLHIPVIASLNGISQGGWIEYGQALQQAGADALELNIYHLAANADESSETVENRYLDILRELKSRVSVPLTLKLGPQFSSPIHFAQRLEAAGADGIAIFNRFYQPDIDLETLEVVPKLQLSTQAEALLRIRWTALLYGRVKMSLAVTGGFHQSADVIKALLAGADVVHLCSVLLAQGVGKLGEIRAELEQWLIEHEYDSVSQLKGSVSQQHAIDPSAYERANYIHVLDSYTPAAGVLR comes from the coding sequence ATGGTTGATTTAACGACAAATTATTTGGGCCTGAAACTGGCGCATCCTTTGGTACCTTCGGCGTCGCCGCTGAGTAAGGATTTGGATAGTGCGCGGCGCCTGGAAGATGCCGGCGCGGCGGCCATCGTCATGTCGTCCTTGTTTGAAGAAAAAATCGAAGCCGAACAGCAGCAGATGGAGCGGTTTTTTTTCGGGCAAGGCATTGGTTACGGCGAGGCCGATTCCTTTCATCCGGTGCCTGAGCAGATTTTGACTTACCAGGAGCAGTATCTGGAAAATCTGCAGCGCTTGAAAAGCAGCTTGCATATTCCGGTGATCGCCAGCCTGAACGGTATTTCCCAAGGCGGTTGGATCGAATACGGCCAAGCCTTGCAGCAAGCCGGGGCCGATGCGCTGGAGTTAAATATCTATCACCTGGCGGCTAATGCCGATGAAAGCAGCGAAACGGTGGAAAACCGCTATCTGGATATTCTGCGGGAATTAAAAAGCCGGGTGAGCGTGCCGTTGACCTTGAAACTTGGTCCGCAATTCAGTTCGCCGATACATTTTGCACAACGCCTTGAAGCGGCCGGCGCCGATGGTATTGCGATATTCAACCGGTTCTATCAACCGGATATTGATTTGGAAACGCTGGAAGTGGTGCCGAAATTGCAGTTATCCACCCAAGCCGAAGCTTTGTTGCGCATTCGCTGGACCGCCTTGCTGTATGGTCGGGTAAAAATGTCGCTGGCGGTAACCGGCGGTTTTCATCAGAGCGCGGATGTGATCAAAGCCTTATTGGCGGGTGCGGACGTCGTGCATTTGTGCAGTGTATTGCTGGCGCAAGGCGTGGGCAAACTCGGCGAGATTCGCGCGGAATTGGAGCAATGGCTGATCGAACACGAATACGACTCCGTCAGTCAGTTAAAAGGTAGCGTCAGTCAACAACATGCCATCGACCCCAGTGCATATGAGCGAGCTAATTACATTCATGTGTTGGATAGTTATACGCCAGCGGCCGGTGTGTTGAGATAG
- the nifJ gene encoding pyruvate:ferredoxin (flavodoxin) oxidoreductase, protein MQKQTLTIDGNQAAASIAYKLNEVIAIYPITPSSAMGEWADEWASRDQPNLWGTVPRVVELQSEAGAAGTIHGALQAGTLATTFTASQGLLLMLPNMYKIAGELSPTVFHIAARSLACQGLSIFGDHSDVMSARMTGYAMLCSNSPQEVQDLALVAHAVALQSRIPFMHFFDGFRTSHEVAKIVEIDDSVIRAMIDDNWVSQHRGRALTPDKPVLRGTAQNPDVYFQGRESVNPYYAALPEIAQQTMDRLAGLTGRQYRLFEYVGSPQAERVIVIMGSGAEAVEETLEYLNRQGEAVGLLKVRLFRPFSPQHLIDALPASCQKIAVLDRTKEPGADGEPLYKDVLAAVAQAFSDGEKFTSLPKVVGGRYGLSSKEFTPGMIKAVYDELKNAKPKNHFTVGIHDDVSHSSLDWDAAYRTDTHDQTFQAMFYGLGSDGTVGANKNTIKIIGEETDLYAQGYFVYDSKKSGAITVSHLRFGPKPIRSTYLIGENDAQFIGCHQTVFLERYDMLANAADKAVFLLNSPASVDEVWETLPRKMQQQMLDKKIRFYLIDGNAVAEKSGMGKRINTIMQTCFFAISGVLPQEQAIAAIKHAVEKTYGKKGQRIVDLNFKAIDETLAGLRHVPLPKQADSGFDIAALIADSAPEFIRRVTGEIIAGRGDALPVSAMPVDGTFPTGTAAYEKRNLALEIPVWETDLCTQCGKCPMVCPHAAIRSKIVPNEALSNAPETFKHAAMLGKDFPAGLSISYQVAPEDCTGCGLCVDICPIRDKSNASRKALNMQPQGPLREPESQNWDYFLSLPEYDRRQLKTNTIKGSMVLQPLFEFSGACVGCGETPYVKLASQLFGDRMVVANATGCSSIYGGNLPTTPWTKNADGRGPAWNNSLFEDNAEFGLGMRVAIDKQAEHAAELLVSLRETLGGELVDAILQADQSDEAGLYEQRQRVAELKQHLPSLKQPAAQALLPLADYLCKKSVWIIGGDGWAYDIGYGGLDHVLASGCNVNILVLDTEVYSNTGGQTSKSTPLGAVAKFAAGGKATAKKDLALLAMDYGNVYVAHVAYAGKDTQTLNAFLEAEAHNGPSIIIAYAPCIAHGVDLSNNHRQQNLAVKSGHWPLFRFNPGRIQQGKNPMQLDSPEPSVPLREFVMSETRFSMLWQSHPDHAEAFLKQAQQDVKNRYRYYQQLAALEWSDATSVAAAKAALKADLAQESQHG, encoded by the coding sequence ATGCAAAAGCAAACCCTCACCATCGACGGCAATCAGGCTGCGGCCAGCATTGCTTATAAACTCAATGAAGTGATCGCAATTTACCCCATTACCCCGTCCTCGGCGATGGGCGAATGGGCCGACGAATGGGCCTCCCGCGATCAACCCAATCTCTGGGGTACCGTACCTCGTGTAGTCGAACTGCAAAGCGAAGCCGGCGCGGCCGGCACCATTCATGGCGCGCTGCAAGCCGGTACCTTGGCCACCACCTTCACTGCCTCGCAAGGCCTGTTGTTGATGCTGCCGAATATGTACAAAATCGCCGGCGAACTGAGCCCGACCGTGTTTCATATCGCCGCCCGTTCACTGGCTTGCCAGGGCTTATCGATCTTTGGCGACCACAGCGATGTGATGTCGGCGCGGATGACGGGCTACGCGATGTTGTGTTCCAACTCGCCGCAAGAGGTGCAAGATTTGGCGTTGGTAGCGCATGCCGTGGCTTTGCAAAGCCGCATCCCGTTCATGCATTTTTTCGACGGTTTCCGCACCTCACACGAGGTCGCCAAAATTGTTGAGATCGACGACAGCGTCATCCGGGCGATGATAGACGACAACTGGGTCAGCCAGCATCGCGGCCGGGCCTTAACGCCGGATAAGCCGGTGCTACGTGGTACCGCGCAAAACCCGGACGTGTATTTCCAGGGCCGGGAATCGGTTAATCCTTACTACGCCGCGTTGCCGGAGATTGCCCAACAAACCATGGACCGGCTAGCCGGTTTGACTGGCCGTCAATACCGCTTGTTCGAATACGTCGGGTCGCCGCAAGCCGAGCGAGTAATCGTGATTATGGGTTCCGGCGCCGAAGCGGTGGAAGAAACCTTGGAATATCTGAATCGCCAGGGCGAAGCGGTGGGCTTGTTGAAAGTACGGTTGTTCCGGCCGTTTTCACCGCAGCATTTGATCGACGCCTTGCCGGCCAGTTGCCAAAAAATCGCAGTATTGGATCGCACCAAGGAACCGGGTGCCGACGGCGAGCCTTTGTACAAAGATGTATTGGCTGCCGTAGCCCAAGCCTTCAGCGACGGCGAAAAATTTACCAGCCTGCCTAAAGTGGTGGGTGGCCGCTACGGCTTATCGTCCAAGGAATTCACGCCGGGCATGATCAAGGCGGTTTACGACGAACTGAAAAATGCTAAACCCAAGAACCACTTCACGGTCGGGATTCACGACGACGTTAGTCACAGCAGTTTGGATTGGGACGCGGCTTACCGCACCGATACCCACGATCAAACCTTTCAGGCCATGTTTTACGGTTTGGGCAGTGACGGCACGGTGGGTGCCAATAAAAACACCATCAAAATCATTGGCGAAGAAACTGATTTATACGCCCAGGGCTATTTTGTTTACGACTCGAAAAAGTCCGGTGCGATTACCGTCTCGCATCTGCGCTTTGGGCCAAAGCCGATTCGCTCCACGTATTTGATCGGCGAGAACGACGCGCAATTCATCGGCTGCCATCAAACCGTGTTCCTGGAACGCTACGATATGTTGGCCAACGCCGCCGACAAAGCGGTGTTTCTGTTGAACAGCCCGGCGTCGGTCGATGAAGTCTGGGAAACCTTGCCGCGCAAGATGCAGCAGCAAATGCTGGATAAGAAAATTAGGTTTTATCTGATAGACGGCAACGCGGTCGCAGAAAAATCCGGCATGGGCAAACGCATCAACACCATCATGCAGACTTGTTTTTTCGCGATTTCCGGGGTGTTGCCGCAGGAACAGGCGATTGCCGCGATTAAACACGCTGTGGAAAAAACTTATGGCAAAAAAGGCCAGCGCATCGTCGATTTAAACTTCAAAGCAATCGACGAAACCCTGGCCGGCCTGCGCCATGTGCCGTTACCGAAACAGGCCGACAGCGGTTTCGATATTGCCGCGTTGATTGCCGACAGCGCACCCGAATTTATTCGTCGCGTCACCGGTGAAATCATCGCCGGCCGTGGCGATGCCTTGCCGGTCAGTGCAATGCCTGTAGATGGCACCTTCCCGACCGGCACCGCTGCCTACGAAAAACGCAATCTGGCGCTGGAGATTCCGGTCTGGGAAACCGATTTGTGTACCCAGTGTGGCAAATGCCCGATGGTGTGCCCGCATGCGGCGATTCGCAGCAAAATCGTGCCCAACGAAGCCTTGAGCAATGCGCCCGAAACCTTCAAGCACGCGGCGATGCTGGGTAAAGATTTTCCTGCCGGCCTGTCGATCAGTTATCAGGTGGCGCCGGAAGACTGCACCGGCTGCGGTTTGTGCGTGGATATTTGTCCGATCCGCGATAAATCCAACGCTAGTCGCAAGGCTTTGAATATGCAACCGCAAGGGCCGCTGCGCGAGCCGGAAAGCCAAAACTGGGATTACTTCTTATCCTTACCCGAATACGACCGTCGGCAGCTGAAAACCAACACCATCAAGGGTTCTATGGTGCTGCAGCCCTTGTTCGAATTCTCCGGCGCTTGTGTTGGCTGCGGCGAAACCCCTTATGTAAAACTGGCCTCGCAGCTCTTCGGTGACCGCATGGTGGTAGCCAACGCCACCGGCTGTTCGTCCATTTACGGCGGCAATCTGCCGACCACGCCTTGGACCAAAAATGCCGACGGCCGCGGTCCGGCCTGGAATAATTCCTTGTTCGAAGACAATGCCGAGTTTGGTCTGGGCATGCGAGTGGCGATCGATAAACAAGCCGAACATGCGGCCGAATTGCTGGTGTCGTTACGGGAAACCTTGGGCGGCGAATTGGTTGATGCCATTTTACAAGCCGACCAATCCGATGAAGCCGGCCTTTACGAACAACGCCAACGTGTCGCTGAATTGAAACAGCATTTACCCTCGCTAAAGCAACCTGCAGCGCAAGCCCTGTTACCGCTAGCGGATTATCTGTGCAAGAAAAGCGTTTGGATTATCGGCGGCGACGGCTGGGCTTATGACATCGGTTACGGCGGTCTGGATCATGTGTTGGCCAGTGGTTGCAACGTCAATATCCTGGTTTTGGATACCGAAGTGTATTCCAATACCGGGGGCCAGACCTCCAAATCCACGCCGCTGGGCGCAGTGGCCAAGTTCGCGGCAGGCGGCAAGGCTACCGCGAAAAAAGATCTGGCCTTGCTGGCGATGGATTACGGTAATGTGTATGTCGCCCATGTGGCCTACGCTGGCAAGGACACGCAAACCTTGAATGCCTTCCTGGAAGCCGAAGCCCACAATGGCCCGTCCATCATCATCGCTTACGCGCCTTGTATTGCCCATGGTGTGGATTTATCCAATAACCATAGACAGCAAAATCTGGCAGTCAAAAGCGGGCATTGGCCGTTGTTTAGATTCAATCCGGGCCGCATCCAACAGGGCAAGAATCCGATGCAACTGGATTCGCCGGAGCCGTCGGTGCCGTTGCGCGAATTTGTGATGAGCGAAACGCGCTTCAGCATGCTCTGGCAAAGCCATCCCGACCACGCCGAAGCGTTTTTGAAACAAGCGCAGCAGGACGTGAAAAACCGCTACCGCTACTATCAACAACTGGCCGCGCTGGAATGGAGCGATGCCACCAGCGTCGCGGCCGCCAAAGCCGCACTGAAAGCCGATCTTGCCCAGGAGAGCCAACATGGTTGA
- a CDS encoding SRPBCC family protein, whose translation MKIYHIHRQQRLALSQQQAWAFFSSPHYLNQITPEFFHVDITSPVPDDIYPGLLIRYRIKAVLGVPMSWLSEVSHCDKPNRFVYQQAVGPFGFWSHEVCLRPCEDGIVLEDIVFYTMPFGWLGQLLHGFIGDKLQCIFDTRRDYLQAKWGVGGP comes from the coding sequence ATGAAAATTTACCACATCCACCGCCAGCAACGCTTGGCGCTCAGTCAGCAGCAGGCGTGGGCCTTCTTTTCCTCTCCGCACTATTTAAATCAAATCACGCCGGAGTTTTTTCATGTCGATATTACTTCGCCGGTGCCCGACGATATTTACCCTGGCTTATTGATCCGTTACCGGATAAAGGCGGTTTTGGGTGTACCCATGTCCTGGTTGTCGGAAGTCAGCCACTGCGATAAGCCGAACCGGTTTGTCTATCAACAAGCCGTCGGCCCATTTGGATTCTGGAGCCATGAAGTCTGCCTAAGACCTTGCGAGGACGGCATCGTATTGGAAGATATCGTGTTTTATACGATGCCTTTCGGTTGGCTGGGGCAATTGCTGCATGGCTTTATCGGCGATAAGTTGCAGTGTATTTTCGATACGCGCCGGGATTATCTGCAAGCAAAGTGGGGCGTTGGCGGGCCGTAG
- a CDS encoding murein L,D-transpeptidase produces MTQQAVSRINQTTRRNFPPYLLTVLMLLYGFSQSASSQSPEPSVGQAIQSLLAGKQQPLLSQADFSQYSDALKQLYQMNANQLIWLGEGRAAKNRDDALSLLSNAKVDGLNPDVYEVERLRGYIQQAAALPHTATTQLVSYDVALSIALVHYAHDLHLGRVDPRDFNYPPQFAAKSASEVAVSLNQHIQQQSLAELPAALAPKLKQYQQLKTLLAAYRQQNTEAQKPKLLLAKSLRPGEQDAQLPELRRRLAELGVLKTEDLVGAGNTENFYDAAATEAVQRLQQQQGLKADGVIGKQTLALLNQTPAEKIAMLELAMERLRWMPELPEGPRIFVNIPAFQLWAFGSRDDQQPLTMKVIVGKAEQNQTPVLWEDMKYLEFMPYWNIPKSIMDKEMLPKLVSDEEFLANQDIELVGRDADDDEEENQDSIVDEIKSGRVRARQRPGSSNPLGRVKFIFPNKADVYLHDTPGKAAFNRDRRDLSHGCVRVAEAEKLAEFVLGDQSEWDQQTIQQAMAGPKTQRVTLKKSIPVLFFYTTVFVGLDDKPRFYPDIYGQDQLLQTALSKAANPGAKQQLVSKAVNNAGGG; encoded by the coding sequence ATGACGCAGCAAGCCGTATCACGCATCAATCAAACAACCAGACGTAACTTTCCACCGTATCTGCTGACGGTACTGATGCTGTTGTATGGTTTTTCGCAATCCGCCAGCAGCCAGAGCCCGGAGCCTTCCGTAGGGCAAGCCATACAATCGTTACTAGCCGGCAAACAGCAGCCTTTGCTGTCGCAAGCGGATTTTTCGCAGTATAGCGACGCACTGAAACAGCTGTATCAGATGAATGCCAACCAGCTGATTTGGCTGGGGGAAGGTCGAGCCGCGAAAAATCGCGACGACGCTTTAAGCCTGCTAAGCAATGCCAAAGTCGATGGTTTAAATCCGGACGTTTACGAAGTCGAGCGTTTGCGCGGCTACATACAACAAGCCGCTGCGCTGCCACACACTGCAACGACGCAGTTGGTCTCTTACGACGTGGCTTTGTCGATAGCATTGGTGCATTACGCGCATGATCTGCATCTTGGCCGGGTTGATCCGCGCGACTTCAATTATCCCCCACAGTTTGCCGCCAAATCGGCAAGCGAGGTTGCGGTATCGCTGAATCAACATATTCAACAACAATCCCTTGCCGAACTGCCGGCGGCGCTGGCGCCAAAACTCAAGCAATATCAGCAGCTAAAGACTTTGTTGGCGGCTTATCGTCAGCAAAATACCGAGGCGCAGAAGCCAAAACTGCTTTTGGCGAAATCGCTGCGCCCAGGCGAGCAAGACGCGCAATTGCCCGAGTTGCGTCGGCGTTTGGCGGAGTTGGGTGTACTGAAAACGGAAGACCTTGTCGGTGCCGGCAACACTGAAAATTTCTACGATGCGGCCGCGACGGAAGCAGTGCAACGCTTACAGCAGCAACAAGGCTTAAAAGCCGATGGGGTGATCGGTAAGCAGACCCTGGCCTTATTGAATCAAACGCCGGCCGAAAAAATTGCGATGCTTGAATTAGCCATGGAGCGTTTGCGTTGGATGCCGGAGTTGCCGGAAGGGCCGAGGATATTTGTGAATATTCCGGCGTTTCAGTTATGGGCTTTCGGTTCTCGCGACGATCAACAGCCTCTGACGATGAAAGTCATCGTCGGCAAAGCCGAGCAAAATCAGACGCCGGTACTCTGGGAGGACATGAAATATCTGGAATTCATGCCGTATTGGAATATCCCGAAAAGCATTATGGACAAGGAAATGTTGCCGAAGCTAGTGAGCGATGAAGAGTTTCTGGCGAATCAGGATATAGAATTGGTGGGACGTGACGCCGACGACGATGAAGAGGAAAATCAGGACAGCATCGTCGACGAAATCAAGAGCGGGCGGGTGCGCGCCAGGCAGCGACCCGGCAGCAGCAACCCCTTGGGGCGGGTGAAATTTATTTTTCCGAACAAAGCCGATGTGTATTTGCACGATACGCCGGGCAAAGCCGCGTTTAATCGCGATCGCCGCGATCTCAGTCACGGCTGCGTCAGAGTGGCGGAGGCTGAAAAGCTGGCGGAATTTGTGCTGGGCGACCAAAGCGAGTGGGACCAACAAACCATACAGCAGGCCATGGCCGGGCCTAAAACCCAGCGAGTTACTCTGAAAAAATCGATACCAGTGTTGTTTTTTTATACCACTGTTTTTGTGGGTCTTGATGATAAACCGCGCTTTTACCCGGATATTTACGGTCAAGATCAATTGTTGCAGACTGCTTTGAGCAAAGCCGCCAATCCGGGCGCTAAACAACAATTAGTCAGTAAAGCAGTAAATAATGCCGGCGGCGGTTAA
- a CDS encoding DUF2905 domain-containing protein, protein MEPGKALIIIGSAILVLGLILNYAPWLVNWFGKLPGDIRIQSKTSFVFIPITSMIVASVLITLLANLFFRK, encoded by the coding sequence ATGGAACCCGGCAAAGCGTTAATTATTATCGGCTCGGCCATCCTGGTGCTCGGCTTGATTCTTAATTATGCCCCTTGGTTGGTGAATTGGTTCGGCAAACTGCCGGGGGATATTCGGATTCAGAGTAAAACTAGCTTCGTGTTTATACCGATTACATCGATGATTGTGGCCAGCGTGCTGATCACGTTACTGGCCAATTTATTTTTCAGAAAATAA
- a CDS encoding YqiA/YcfP family alpha/beta fold hydrolase — MSKLVIYNHGKDSIPWGEKPLALAEVAKRQGFEFISPDYQASNDPDWRVQQLLALDVSGYETIVLVGSSMGAYVSTVAAEIIKPKGLFLIAPAFYLPGYARTEFKPSTANIEVFHGWQDDVVPPENAWRFCREHHARLHILDADHRLLSILPIMATAFSRFLGDFAA; from the coding sequence ATGAGCAAACTGGTGATATACAACCACGGCAAGGACAGTATTCCCTGGGGCGAAAAGCCATTGGCACTGGCGGAGGTCGCCAAACGCCAAGGGTTTGAATTTATCAGCCCGGATTATCAAGCCAGCAACGATCCGGACTGGCGCGTGCAACAGCTATTGGCGCTGGATGTATCGGGATATGAAACGATAGTGCTGGTGGGCTCCAGCATGGGCGCTTATGTTTCGACCGTCGCGGCGGAAATCATCAAGCCGAAGGGTTTGTTTTTGATTGCGCCGGCATTCTATTTGCCAGGCTATGCGCGTACCGAGTTTAAGCCTAGCACCGCCAACATTGAGGTCTTTCACGGCTGGCAAGATGATGTGGTACCACCGGAGAACGCCTGGCGCTTCTGCCGCGAACATCACGCGCGTCTGCATATATTGGATGCCGACCACCGCTTATTAAGCATATTGCCGATAATGGCGACTGCTTTCTCGCGATTTCTCGGCGATTTTGCAGCTTAA
- a CDS encoding rubredoxin, which produces MSDYKKYHCQECEHIYDEAKGDPDSGIAPGTRWEDIPDDWDCPICGAPKSFFKLLEY; this is translated from the coding sequence ATGAGCGATTACAAAAAATACCATTGCCAGGAATGCGAACACATTTACGACGAAGCCAAGGGCGACCCGGATAGCGGCATAGCACCCGGCACCCGCTGGGAGGACATCCCCGACGACTGGGATTGTCCGATTTGCGGCGCGCCGAAAAGTTTTTTCAAGTTACTGGAATATTGA
- the hflC gene encoding protease modulator HflC, giving the protein MNLSIRTWLLIVVSGFLLWQSVFTVDQTEQVIITQFGKPVGEPITSPGLHFKIPFTQQINSFDKRYLAWDGPMVEMSTKDKTYVQVDTFARWRITQPMQYYLRLRDERSAQSRLEDILGSETRTAIARHELIEVVRSDKDRKPLQDESLGPLTGEGTIGVLRPIRVGRAAIEKDVFDAAAPKLAEFGIELLDVRFKRINYNHQVLERIHQRMISERLQIAQRFRSEGEGEAARINGNRDRDINEIESTAYKRVQEIQGEADAKATEIYAKAYGQKSESAEFYKFLKSMETYRKVIDGDATIVLSTNSDLFGLLKRVEQKNR; this is encoded by the coding sequence ATGAATTTATCGATAAGAACCTGGCTGTTAATCGTAGTTTCGGGGTTTTTGCTGTGGCAATCGGTGTTTACTGTCGATCAAACCGAGCAAGTCATCATCACCCAATTCGGCAAACCGGTCGGCGAGCCGATTACCAGCCCTGGTTTGCATTTCAAGATCCCGTTTACCCAGCAGATCAATAGCTTCGATAAGCGTTACCTGGCCTGGGATGGGCCGATGGTGGAAATGTCCACCAAAGATAAGACCTATGTACAAGTCGATACCTTCGCCCGCTGGCGCATCACCCAGCCCATGCAATATTACTTGCGATTGCGCGACGAACGCAGCGCGCAATCAAGGTTGGAAGATATTTTAGGTAGCGAGACCCGCACCGCGATTGCCCGCCATGAATTGATCGAAGTGGTGCGTTCTGACAAAGATCGCAAACCCTTGCAAGACGAAAGTTTGGGGCCGTTGACCGGCGAAGGCACCATAGGGGTGCTGCGGCCGATTCGGGTGGGCCGGGCGGCAATCGAAAAAGATGTGTTCGATGCCGCAGCGCCGAAATTGGCGGAATTTGGTATCGAACTGCTGGATGTGCGCTTTAAACGCATCAATTACAACCATCAAGTGTTGGAGCGCATCCACCAACGGATGATCAGCGAACGCTTGCAAATTGCCCAGCGTTTCCGTTCGGAAGGCGAGGGCGAGGCAGCCAGAATTAACGGTAATCGGGACCGGGATATCAACGAAATTGAATCCACCGCTTACAAGCGCGTGCAGGAAATTCAAGGCGAAGCGGATGCCAAGGCCACCGAAATTTACGCCAAAGCCTATGGGCAAAAGTCCGAGTCCGCCGAGTTTTACAAGTTCTTGAAGAGCATGGAAACCTATCGCAAAGTGATAGACGGCGACGCCACTATAGTGCTGTCTACCAACAGTGATTTATTTGGCCTGTTGAAGCGGGTGGAGCAAAAGAATCGTTGA